In the Deinococcus ficus genome, one interval contains:
- a CDS encoding RluA family pseudouridine synthase yields the protein MVLEHPDFLVVHKPALWLAHPVRGRVELPDVVSFMRAERDEPDLAPPHRLDRETSGAAVLSRDTDAARRFFTLFKTHLVGKTYLAVVRGTPDWERRTLDAPLGELGLGGANRVAIRQAVVPNGRPAVTDFRVVARRAGHALIEAYPRTGRLHQIRAHLRHLGLPMVGDKIYGPDPDAFLEFVQTGQTPELTARLGLPRQALHAARIAFPWDGAQVVAEVPLAPDMQAYWDALPL from the coding sequence GTGGTGCTGGAACACCCGGATTTCCTGGTGGTGCACAAGCCCGCGCTTTGGCTGGCGCACCCGGTGCGCGGCCGGGTGGAGCTGCCGGACGTGGTGTCGTTCATGCGGGCCGAGCGGGACGAGCCGGACCTGGCGCCCCCGCACCGCCTGGACCGGGAGACGAGCGGCGCGGCCGTGCTGTCCCGCGACACGGACGCCGCCCGCCGGTTCTTCACGCTGTTCAAGACGCACCTGGTCGGGAAGACGTATCTGGCGGTGGTGCGCGGCACGCCGGACTGGGAGCGGCGCACGCTGGACGCCCCGCTGGGCGAGCTGGGCCTGGGGGGCGCGAACCGCGTGGCGATCCGGCAGGCGGTCGTGCCGAACGGCCGCCCGGCCGTGACGGACTTCCGGGTGGTGGCCCGCCGGGCCGGGCACGCGCTGATCGAGGCGTACCCGCGCACGGGGCGGCTGCACCAGATTCGCGCGCACCTGCGGCACCTGGGCCTGCCGATGGTGGGGGACAAGATCTACGGCCCGGACCCGGACGCCTTCCTGGAGTTCGTGCAGACCGGGCAGACGCCGGAGCTCACCGCGCGGCTGGGCCTGCCCCGGCAGGCGCTGCACGCCGCGCGGATCGCCTTTCCGTGGGACGGGGCGCAGGTGGTGGCCGAGGTGCCCCTGGCGCCGGACATGCAGGCGTACTGGGACGCGCTGCCGCTCTAG
- a CDS encoding YjgN family protein, whose amino-acid sequence MSLPDPAAPHGAPVLSRHAVAPPAPTAPAAVTEHPMTFTGTAGEYFRIWIVNVALTVVTLGVYLPWARVRTRQYFYGHTWVDGQNFEYRANPLALLRGYLLVGFLFAVYALSSNSERTIWISIVLALLYAALYPWVVRQSMRFQAVNTWHRGLNFHFLGTLKGSYFAYGLANVAAGVIGLLLPWAWHEQRKYQVQNLTYGQARGAFRGDVAPFFTFWITAVGIGVGSLLLIGVPLLALFFTSGSNPFEEDGFSTGLIVALGLGYVLFLLLSATSWQYVRGAIMKYVLNNAELGGVVRFRASFSPWRLAWIGVTNTLAQLLTLGLATPWAAMRRAKYVTEGITVRTITNLDEFASAGPGQESALGEAATELLDIQVGF is encoded by the coding sequence ATGTCCCTGCCCGATCCTGCCGCGCCGCACGGCGCCCCGGTCCTGTCCCGTCACGCCGTGGCCCCGCCTGCTCCCACGGCGCCCGCAGCGGTGACGGAACACCCCATGACGTTTACCGGCACGGCCGGCGAGTACTTCCGCATCTGGATCGTGAACGTGGCCCTGACGGTCGTGACGCTGGGCGTGTACCTGCCGTGGGCGCGGGTGCGGACCCGGCAGTACTTCTACGGGCACACCTGGGTGGACGGGCAGAATTTCGAGTACCGCGCCAACCCGCTGGCGCTGCTGCGCGGGTACCTGCTGGTGGGCTTCCTGTTCGCGGTGTACGCCCTGTCCTCGAACTCCGAGCGGACGATCTGGATTTCCATCGTTCTGGCGCTGCTGTACGCGGCGCTGTACCCGTGGGTGGTGCGGCAGTCCATGCGTTTCCAGGCGGTGAACACCTGGCACCGCGGCCTGAACTTCCACTTTCTGGGCACGCTGAAGGGCTCGTACTTCGCGTATGGCCTGGCGAACGTCGCGGCCGGCGTGATCGGGCTGCTGCTGCCGTGGGCGTGGCACGAGCAGCGCAAGTACCAGGTGCAGAACCTGACGTACGGGCAGGCGCGCGGGGCGTTTCGCGGGGACGTCGCGCCGTTTTTCACGTTCTGGATCACGGCGGTGGGCATCGGGGTGGGGAGCCTGCTGCTGATCGGCGTGCCGCTGCTGGCGCTGTTCTTCACCTCGGGCTCGAACCCCTTCGAGGAGGACGGCTTCTCCACCGGGCTGATCGTGGCGCTGGGCCTGGGGTACGTGCTGTTCCTGCTGCTGAGCGCGACGTCCTGGCAGTACGTGCGCGGCGCGATCATGAAGTACGTGCTGAACAACGCCGAGCTGGGCGGTGTGGTGCGGTTCCGGGCGTCGTTCAGCCCGTGGCGGCTGGCGTGGATCGGCGTGACGAACACCCTGGCGCAACTGCTCACGCTGGGGCTGGCGACGCCGTGGGCGGCGATGCGCCGCGCGAAGTACGTCACGGAGGGCATCACGGTGCGCACCATCACCAACCTCGACGAGTTCGCGTCGGCCGGCCCGGGGCAGGAGTCCGCGCTGGGTGAGGCCGCCACCGAACTGCTGGACATCCAGGTGGGCTTCTGA
- a CDS encoding histidine kinase N-terminal 7TM domain-containing diguanylate cyclase, with product MTPPLPPATHLPLLALLATVLMVGNVLPRARQPLPRAFLGVLLGNCVWLGGDILAAMTPDPHTQWTLGEVQFLGILTVPVAWLVLALRHLQPDPEPVPPRRLLALLAVPLLTLALILTNGQHQLIWRLPPGAPATWETVQRLPLYWLTVVGYANLMLAWGAARLLPAWRAARGAERHQITVMLFAMLAPSLANVAYLLGALTLPSGISPVPVFLAAGLVPVAWAMRHYGLLRVAPLVHRQIVEQLGDAVFVLDTQGRVLDTNGRAAALAGQPAPALRGRRLTQVFPGWPDLPDDRPVEWRPGDQVWELQGSTVRNARGVALGQAVVARDVTARTHEHARVQRLANEDTLTGLGNRRAFETDLARETARASRHALTMGVAMIDLDGLKAVNDLHGHAHGDALLSAFGRALPGAFRPEDRAYRLGGDEFALLLAHSAVEGVPAIHERVAQVVRDVQARGFPEMDASVGVAYFPGDGQGDALVAVADARMYAQKLERRAGRTAPRA from the coding sequence ATGACCCCTCCCCTGCCCCCCGCCACCCACCTGCCCCTGCTGGCCCTGCTGGCGACCGTGCTGATGGTCGGCAACGTGCTGCCCCGCGCCCGGCAGCCGCTGCCCCGCGCGTTCCTGGGCGTGCTGCTGGGCAACTGCGTGTGGCTGGGCGGCGACATCCTGGCCGCCATGACCCCCGACCCGCACACCCAGTGGACGCTGGGCGAGGTGCAGTTCCTGGGCATCCTGACCGTGCCCGTGGCGTGGCTGGTCCTGGCCCTGCGGCACCTGCAACCGGACCCCGAGCCCGTCCCGCCGCGGCGCCTGCTCGCCCTGCTGGCCGTGCCGCTCCTGACCCTGGCCCTGATCCTCACGAACGGCCAGCACCAGCTGATCTGGCGCCTCCCCCCGGGCGCCCCGGCCACCTGGGAGACCGTGCAGCGCCTGCCGCTGTACTGGCTGACCGTCGTGGGGTACGCCAACCTGATGCTCGCCTGGGGCGCGGCGCGGCTGCTGCCCGCCTGGCGCGCCGCGCGGGGCGCCGAGCGCCACCAGATCACCGTGATGCTGTTCGCCATGCTGGCCCCCAGCCTCGCGAACGTGGCGTACCTGCTGGGCGCCCTCACGCTGCCCAGCGGGATCAGCCCGGTGCCGGTGTTCCTGGCAGCCGGACTGGTGCCGGTCGCGTGGGCCATGCGGCACTACGGCCTGCTGCGCGTGGCCCCCCTGGTGCACCGCCAGATCGTGGAGCAGCTGGGTGACGCGGTGTTCGTGCTGGACACCCAGGGCCGCGTGCTGGACACGAACGGCCGCGCCGCCGCGCTGGCCGGTCAGCCGGCCCCGGCACTGCGCGGCCGGCGGCTGACGCAGGTGTTCCCCGGCTGGCCGGACCTCCCCGACGACCGCCCGGTGGAGTGGCGCCCCGGCGATCAGGTGTGGGAACTGCAGGGTTCCACGGTCCGCAACGCCCGCGGGGTGGCGCTGGGACAGGCGGTGGTGGCGCGCGACGTGACGGCCCGCACGCACGAGCACGCCCGCGTGCAGCGCCTTGCGAACGAGGACACCCTGACCGGGCTCGGCAACCGCCGGGCCTTCGAGACGGACCTGGCCCGGGAAACGGCGCGGGCGTCCCGGCACGCGCTGACGATGGGCGTAGCGATGATCGACCTGGACGGCCTGAAGGCCGTGAACGACCTGCACGGGCACGCACACGGCGACGCGCTGCTCTCGGCGTTCGGGCGGGCCCTGCCGGGCGCGTTCCGGCCCGAGGACCGCGCCTACCGCCTGGGCGGGGACGAGTTCGCGCTGCTCCTGGCCCACAGCGCCGTGGAGGGCGTGCCGGCCATTCACGAGCGGGTGGCTCAGGTGGTGCGGGACGTGCAGGCCCGCGGCTTCCCGGAAATGGACGCCAGCGTGGGCGTGGCGTACTTCCCGGGGGACGGGCAGGGCGACGCCCTGGTGGCGGTGGCCGACGCGCGCATGTACGCCCAGAAACTGGAGCGCCGCGCCGGCCGGACAGCGCCACGCGCCTGA
- a CDS encoding SDR family oxidoreductase — MIAITGATGHLGRLTIQALLQRGVSPDTLVALVRDPARAADLAAQGVTVRQADYTQPHTLDAALQGVDRLLLISSSDMNGRVDQHRNVVDAAVRAGVKLLAYTSLLRADTSGLGLAHDHRATEALIRASGLPFVLLRNSWYLENYNPAQAAQHGMLAGAAGEGRVSAASRADYAEAAAAVLTEPGHENAVYELGGDHAFTLSDLAAEIQAQTGRPVTYQNMTPDAYADMLRGVGLPAPVADMLADSDAHLAQGDLYTESGDLRRLIGRPTTTLSEGVRAALN; from the coding sequence ATGATCGCCATCACCGGAGCCACCGGCCACCTCGGCCGCCTCACCATCCAGGCCCTCCTCCAGCGCGGCGTGTCCCCGGACACCCTCGTCGCCCTGGTGCGCGACCCCGCCAGGGCCGCCGACCTCGCGGCCCAGGGCGTCACCGTCCGGCAGGCCGACTACACCCAGCCCCACACCCTGGACGCTGCCCTGCAGGGCGTGGACCGGTTGCTGCTGATCTCCTCCAGCGACATGAACGGCCGCGTGGACCAGCACCGCAACGTCGTGGACGCCGCTGTGCGCGCCGGCGTGAAGCTGCTCGCCTACACCAGCCTCCTGCGCGCCGACACCTCCGGCCTGGGGCTCGCGCACGATCACCGCGCCACCGAGGCCCTGATCCGCGCCTCCGGCCTGCCCTTCGTCCTGCTGCGCAACAGCTGGTACCTGGAAAACTACAACCCCGCCCAGGCCGCCCAGCACGGCATGCTGGCCGGCGCCGCCGGCGAGGGCCGCGTCAGCGCTGCCAGCCGCGCCGACTACGCCGAGGCCGCCGCCGCGGTCCTGACCGAACCGGGCCACGAGAACGCCGTGTACGAACTCGGCGGCGACCACGCCTTCACCCTGAGCGACCTGGCCGCCGAGATCCAGGCGCAGACCGGCCGACCCGTCACGTACCAGAACATGACCCCGGACGCGTACGCCGACATGCTCCGCGGCGTGGGCCTGCCCGCCCCGGTGGCCGACATGCTCGCCGACTCCGACGCGCACCTCGCCCAGGGCGACCTGTACACCGAGTCCGGCGACCTGCGCCGCCTGATCGGCCGCCCCACCACCACGCTGAGCGAGGGTGTCCGCGCCGCCCTGAACTGA
- a CDS encoding Rrf2 family transcriptional regulator, protein MNSQYAIAVHILALVGTSEEPMSSEEMAGSVGVNPVVIRHVTGLLRRGGLLVTQRGVPGAHLARPADQISLLDVYRAVGAPDTVLKRHARPNPACPVGAGIQGVLDEVFGEAQAALEARLAQVRLADVHAALATAGALA, encoded by the coding sequence ATGAACAGCCAGTACGCCATCGCCGTGCACATCCTCGCGCTCGTGGGCACCTCGGAAGAGCCCATGAGCTCCGAGGAGATGGCCGGAAGCGTGGGCGTCAACCCGGTGGTGATCCGGCACGTCACAGGCCTGCTGCGCCGCGGCGGGCTGCTCGTCACGCAGCGGGGCGTGCCCGGCGCGCACCTGGCCCGCCCGGCCGACCAGATCAGCCTGCTGGACGTCTACCGCGCGGTGGGCGCGCCGGACACGGTGCTCAAGCGCCACGCCCGGCCCAACCCGGCCTGCCCGGTCGGCGCGGGCATCCAGGGCGTGCTGGACGAGGTGTTCGGGGAAGCCCAGGCGGCGCTGGAGGCCCGGCTGGCGCAGGTGCGCCTCGCGGACGTGCACGCCGCCCTGGCTACCGCCGGCGCCCTCGCCTGA
- a CDS encoding M48 family metallopeptidase, translating to MTGPGAELHGVYFDGRSSRDHPATLHLGAQAAVLVVPSLGREDRWAPAELRVDPAIPGVRRSVNFPGGGRFETRDDAALSAWEAQTGRNRGMRRVRGLESRWPTALGALLISGVALWGTLVYGVPAAARQAARVTPPNVLATFDAETMKVLEAQEYLWPSRLPAARQAQLQRAFGGIARQAGGPYRYRLLLRRGSEDVGANAFALPNGTVVMTDQLVALAKSDRELLGVLAHEAGHVTHRHGLAGVYQALGLTLLSTVVTGDLVSAGTFAAAAPAALLQSGYSRQAEAESDRVAGQYLMEAYGTTEPLRAILVRLEEDHAREGGAEDSSLLDLIRTHPGTDERVRFLRSLEGAAP from the coding sequence ATGACGGGTCCCGGGGCGGAACTGCACGGGGTGTACTTCGACGGCCGCAGCAGCCGCGACCACCCCGCCACGCTGCACCTGGGCGCGCAGGCGGCGGTGCTGGTGGTGCCTTCGCTGGGCCGAGAGGACCGCTGGGCGCCGGCGGAGCTGAGGGTGGACCCGGCCATTCCCGGGGTGCGCCGCAGCGTGAACTTTCCCGGCGGGGGCCGCTTCGAGACGAGGGACGACGCGGCCCTGTCGGCCTGGGAGGCCCAGACGGGCCGCAACCGGGGCATGCGGCGGGTGCGGGGCCTGGAATCCCGCTGGCCGACCGCGCTGGGCGCCCTGCTGATCTCCGGGGTGGCGCTGTGGGGCACGCTGGTGTACGGCGTGCCGGCCGCGGCCCGGCAGGCGGCGCGGGTCACGCCCCCAAACGTCCTGGCGACCTTCGACGCCGAGACGATGAAGGTGCTGGAGGCCCAGGAGTACCTGTGGCCGTCGCGGCTGCCGGCGGCGCGTCAGGCGCAGCTGCAGCGGGCGTTTGGGGGGATCGCGCGGCAGGCGGGCGGGCCGTACCGGTACCGGCTGCTGCTGCGGCGCGGCAGCGAGGACGTGGGCGCGAACGCCTTCGCGCTCCCGAACGGCACGGTCGTGATGACCGACCAGCTGGTGGCCCTGGCGAAGTCCGACCGGGAACTGCTGGGCGTGCTGGCGCACGAGGCGGGGCACGTCACGCACCGGCACGGGCTCGCCGGGGTGTACCAGGCGCTGGGCCTCACGCTGCTGTCCACCGTGGTGACCGGCGACCTGGTCAGCGCGGGGACGTTCGCGGCGGCCGCGCCGGCGGCGCTGCTGCAGAGCGGGTACTCCCGGCAGGCGGAAGCGGAGTCCGACCGGGTGGCCGGGCAGTACCTGATGGAGGCGTACGGCACCACCGAGCCCCTGCGCGCGATCCTGGTGCGGCTGGAAGAGGACCACGCCCGGGAGGGCGGCGCGGAGGACTCGTCACTGCTGGACCTGATCCGCACGCACCCGGGCACCGACGAGCGCGTGCGGTTCCTGCGGTCCCTGGAGGGCGCGGCCCCCTGA
- a CDS encoding MDR family oxidoreductase, which yields MTHALPEHYRALRVVKGDDGQPRAELQTLPSTDLPTGDVTVQVTHSSLNYKDGMAVAGRPGILKRHPMTPGIDLAGTVLHDETGEFTAGEGVLITGWGLGERHDGGYATLARVPAAWLTRLPHGTDAQWAMSVGTAGFTAMLAVMALEDHGLKRGEEAEVLVTGAAGGVGSTAVALLAKAGFNVTASTGRPDEEPYLKALGARTVIGREAVSGLTRPLESERWDGVIDTVGGATLAGAYAATRTHGSLAVCGLAASAKLDTTVYPLILRGVNLLGIDSVTCPPSRREAAWGRLARDLPAAALTDVTRVRGLSELPALAQAILAGQVRGRTVIDVNA from the coding sequence ATGACCCACGCCCTGCCCGAACACTACCGAGCCCTGCGCGTCGTGAAAGGCGACGACGGCCAGCCCCGCGCCGAACTCCAGACCCTGCCCAGCACGGACCTGCCCACCGGGGACGTGACCGTGCAGGTCACCCACTCCAGCCTGAACTACAAAGACGGCATGGCCGTCGCCGGCCGCCCCGGCATCCTAAAGCGCCACCCGATGACCCCCGGCATCGACCTGGCCGGCACGGTCCTGCACGACGAGACCGGGGAATTCACGGCGGGCGAGGGCGTGCTCATTACCGGCTGGGGCCTGGGCGAGCGGCACGACGGCGGGTACGCCACCCTGGCCCGCGTGCCCGCCGCCTGGCTCACCCGCCTGCCGCACGGCACCGACGCCCAGTGGGCCATGAGCGTCGGCACCGCCGGGTTCACCGCCATGCTCGCCGTGATGGCCCTGGAGGACCACGGCCTGAAACGCGGCGAGGAAGCCGAGGTGCTCGTGACCGGTGCGGCCGGCGGCGTGGGCAGCACCGCCGTCGCCCTGCTCGCCAAGGCCGGCTTCAACGTGACCGCCAGCACCGGCCGCCCCGACGAGGAACCCTACCTCAAGGCCCTCGGCGCCCGCACCGTGATCGGCCGGGAGGCCGTGTCGGGCCTGACCCGACCCCTGGAAAGCGAACGCTGGGACGGGGTGATCGACACCGTGGGCGGCGCCACCCTGGCAGGCGCGTACGCCGCCACCCGCACGCACGGCAGCCTCGCCGTGTGCGGCCTGGCCGCCAGCGCCAAACTGGACACGACCGTGTACCCCCTGATCCTGCGCGGCGTGAACCTGCTCGGCATCGACTCCGTGACCTGCCCGCCCAGCCGCCGTGAGGCCGCGTGGGGCCGCCTGGCCCGCGACCTGCCTGCCGCCGCCCTGACCGACGTGACCCGCGTGCGCGGCCTGAGCGAGCTGCCCGCCCTGGCGCAGGCCATCCTGGCCGGACAGGTGCGCGGCCGCACCGTCATCGACGTGAACGCCTAG
- the proB gene encoding glutamate 5-kinase translates to MRVVLKLGTSVLTAGTDRLHRPRLVDLMRGLAGLRAAGHQPALVTSGAVLAGWEALNFPPRDRTLAEKQLLAAIGQGRLMHTYATLADLYDLQVAQVLLTADDFRNRTRYLNARTTLESCLSRGVLPVINENDAVTLEQIKLGDNDTLSAFVANLLEADLLVILTDAPGLYTADPRTHPDATLIPDVPRVTPDIWALAGGAGSHRGTGGMHTKIQAAEIATRAGTPVVIASGDIPDILPRLVAGERHGTRFHPATTRLEARKRWILAEVAPGRLHLDEGAARAIRERGSSLLPAGITRVDGDFQRGQTVRLTGPDGAELARGLTRYAAADLTRIAGRHSRDIEAQLGYTYGPEAVHRDDLIRL, encoded by the coding sequence ATGCGCGTGGTCCTGAAACTCGGCACCAGCGTCCTGACCGCCGGGACCGACCGCCTCCACCGCCCCCGGCTGGTGGACCTGATGCGCGGCCTCGCCGGGCTGCGCGCCGCCGGGCACCAGCCCGCCCTGGTCACCAGCGGCGCCGTGCTCGCCGGCTGGGAAGCGCTGAACTTCCCCCCCCGCGACCGCACCCTGGCCGAAAAACAGCTGCTGGCCGCCATCGGCCAGGGCCGCCTGATGCACACCTACGCCACCCTGGCCGACCTGTACGACCTGCAGGTTGCGCAGGTGCTGCTCACCGCCGACGACTTCCGCAACCGCACCCGTTACCTCAACGCCCGCACCACCCTGGAAAGCTGCCTGTCGCGCGGCGTGCTGCCGGTCATCAACGAGAACGACGCCGTCACCCTCGAACAGATCAAACTCGGCGACAACGACACCCTCTCCGCCTTCGTCGCGAACCTGCTCGAGGCCGACCTGCTGGTCATCCTGACCGACGCGCCCGGCCTGTACACCGCCGACCCCCGCACCCACCCCGACGCCACCCTGATTCCCGACGTGCCCCGCGTCACCCCGGACATCTGGGCGCTCGCGGGCGGCGCCGGCAGTCACCGCGGCACCGGCGGCATGCACACCAAGATCCAGGCGGCCGAGATCGCCACCCGCGCCGGCACGCCCGTCGTAATCGCCAGCGGCGACATCCCCGACATCCTGCCCCGCCTGGTCGCCGGCGAACGCCACGGCACCCGCTTTCACCCCGCCACCACCCGCCTGGAAGCCCGCAAACGCTGGATTCTGGCCGAGGTCGCCCCCGGCCGCCTGCACCTCGACGAGGGCGCGGCCCGCGCCATCCGCGAGCGCGGCAGCAGCCTGCTGCCCGCCGGCATCACCCGCGTGGACGGCGACTTCCAGCGCGGCCAGACCGTGCGCCTCACCGGCCCGGACGGCGCGGAACTGGCCCGCGGCCTCACCCGCTACGCCGCCGCGGACCTCACCCGCATCGCCGGGCGGCACTCCCGCGACATCGAGGCGCAACTCGGCTACACCTACGGCCCGGAAGCCGTGCACCGCGACGACCTGATCCGCCTGTAA
- the cdd gene encoding cytidine deaminase — MTHTQQSGNALNLQPDPQLLEGAQAAFKQAYAPYSKFRVGAALRTPDGRVYFGANVENASYGLGRCAEQSAVQAMATAGARDFTDIVVYSEASPPASPCGACRQVLFEFAPDARVVCVNQHGEVVSGLVRDFLPHGFRLEHRDDGHDVGTE, encoded by the coding sequence ATGACCCACACCCAGCAATCCGGCAACGCCCTGAACCTCCAGCCCGACCCGCAGCTGCTCGAAGGGGCCCAGGCGGCCTTCAAGCAGGCGTACGCGCCGTACAGCAAGTTCCGCGTGGGCGCCGCACTGCGCACCCCGGACGGCCGCGTGTACTTCGGCGCGAACGTCGAAAACGCCAGTTACGGCCTGGGCCGCTGCGCCGAACAGAGCGCCGTGCAGGCCATGGCGACCGCCGGTGCCCGCGACTTCACGGACATCGTCGTGTACTCCGAGGCCAGCCCGCCCGCCAGCCCGTGCGGCGCGTGCCGGCAGGTGCTGTTCGAGTTCGCGCCGGACGCCCGCGTGGTGTGCGTGAACCAGCACGGCGAGGTCGTCAGCGGCCTCGTGCGGGACTTCCTGCCGCACGGCTTCCGCCTGGAACACCGCGACGACGGGCACGACGTCGGCACCGAGTAA
- a CDS encoding glucodextranase DOMON-like domain-containing protein, which produces MFLPVLAAALMTFTDPSGDARGDGGYIYPQRPAVTERMLDLDTFTAERSEDGMTFTVTLGQAGNPYGAPSGYSAGVIDIFVRGSAGGERRLEGTGLTARSGGWRYHLHVTGFGSTLRAVYGNNLADARQLRDPVLTVSGRTLTIRTAVPAGTYAYWVTSSLYSPLSPDGVLRPTTTRSPLTLQAARENAPSPVDVLAEPGDTLAFTGGTLASVGQARDTYTGALAGLGFLGVAATIAGGVWRRRLQRHL; this is translated from the coding sequence GTGTTTCTGCCCGTGCTTGCCGCCGCCCTGATGACCTTCACCGACCCCAGCGGCGACGCCCGCGGCGACGGCGGGTACATCTACCCCCAGCGGCCCGCCGTGACCGAACGCATGCTCGACCTCGACACCTTCACCGCCGAACGCAGCGAGGACGGCATGACCTTCACCGTCACGCTCGGCCAGGCCGGCAACCCCTACGGCGCGCCCAGCGGGTACTCGGCCGGCGTGATCGACATCTTCGTGCGCGGTTCCGCCGGCGGGGAACGCCGCCTGGAAGGCACCGGCCTCACCGCCCGCAGCGGCGGCTGGCGGTACCACCTGCACGTCACCGGGTTCGGGAGCACCCTGCGCGCCGTGTACGGCAACAACCTTGCCGACGCCCGGCAACTCAGGGACCCCGTCCTGACCGTCAGCGGCCGCACCCTCACCATCCGCACTGCCGTGCCCGCCGGCACGTACGCCTACTGGGTCACCAGCAGCCTGTACTCGCCGCTCAGCCCGGACGGCGTGCTGCGCCCCACCACCACCCGCAGCCCCCTGACCCTGCAGGCCGCCCGCGAGAACGCCCCCAGCCCCGTGGACGTCCTCGCCGAGCCCGGCGACACCCTGGCCTTCACCGGCGGCACCCTCGCCTCAGTCGGACAGGCCCGAGACACGTACACGGGCGCCCTGGCCGGCCTGGGCTTCCTGGGTGTGGCCGCCACCATCGCGGGCGGCGTGTGGCGCCGCCGCCTCCAGCGCCATCTCTGA
- a CDS encoding cold-shock protein — protein MAQGRVKWFNVEKGYGFIEHPGNPDVFVHYSAIQSGGFRKLNEGDEVEFEVEAGQGNKGPQAKNVVVTNAAPAPVGGQGGMGGNRGGSRW, from the coding sequence ATGGCTCAAGGTCGAGTAAAGTGGTTCAACGTTGAGAAGGGCTACGGCTTCATCGAGCACCCCGGCAACCCCGACGTGTTCGTTCACTACAGCGCCATCCAGAGCGGCGGCTTCCGCAAGCTGAACGAGGGCGACGAAGTGGAATTCGAAGTTGAGGCCGGCCAGGGCAACAAGGGCCCCCAGGCCAAGAACGTGGTTGTGACCAACGCCGCGCCCGCCCCCGTGGGTGGTCAGGGCGGCATGGGCGGCAACCGCGGCGGCAGCCGCTGGTAA
- a CDS encoding hemolysin family protein, with product MNDLLGLLAMFVLVVMNGFFVAAEFALVSVRRTRIDQLADEGNTTARLTQRALRNLDLYIAATQLGITMASLAIGFVAEPAIEHLIHPLLEGRNLTEANIKAISFGLAFAISTILHIVIGELAPKSWALQRPEQVSLLVTRPLRIFALVFRWAIVGLNALGNGVVRLFGLKGVAGHHSAYSEEEIRMIVSASSQEGVLEDDEKELVYNVFDLSDTTVREVMTPRVDMIVADSAAPVRRLIEMNAEHGYSRVPVFQDSADNIVGIAHTSDVLSHLDQLDHTTLADVMRPVFFVPEGMKIKDLLAKMREKKSHMSIVVDEFGGTSGLVTLEDALEEIVGEIYDETDEEEVPMIEVLGEGIYLMDASLTVHEVEERLHSNIEDGEGEFDTLSGFVTSHFGDIPETGQSFVHNGWAFTVEDADQRRVNRVRVERARTDLFSEPEETAPV from the coding sequence ATGAATGATCTGCTGGGCCTGCTGGCCATGTTCGTTCTTGTCGTCATGAACGGGTTTTTCGTCGCTGCCGAGTTCGCGCTGGTCAGCGTGCGCCGCACCCGCATCGACCAGCTCGCCGATGAAGGCAACACCACCGCCCGCCTGACGCAGCGGGCCCTGCGCAACCTCGACCTGTACATCGCCGCCACGCAGCTCGGGATCACCATGGCGTCCCTGGCGATCGGCTTCGTCGCCGAGCCCGCCATCGAGCACCTGATCCACCCGCTGCTCGAAGGGCGCAACCTGACCGAGGCGAACATCAAGGCGATCAGCTTCGGGCTGGCGTTCGCGATCAGCACCATTCTGCACATCGTGATCGGGGAACTCGCGCCGAAAAGCTGGGCGCTGCAACGCCCCGAGCAGGTCTCGCTGCTGGTCACGCGGCCCCTGCGGATCTTCGCGCTGGTGTTCCGCTGGGCCATCGTGGGCCTGAACGCCCTGGGCAACGGTGTGGTGCGCCTCTTCGGGCTCAAGGGCGTCGCCGGGCACCACAGCGCGTACTCCGAAGAGGAGATCCGCATGATCGTCAGCGCCTCCAGCCAGGAAGGCGTGCTGGAAGACGACGAGAAGGAACTCGTGTACAACGTCTTCGACCTGTCGGACACCACCGTGCGCGAGGTGATGACGCCCCGGGTGGACATGATCGTCGCCGACAGCGCCGCGCCGGTGCGCCGCCTGATCGAGATGAACGCCGAGCACGGCTACTCCCGCGTGCCCGTCTTTCAGGACAGCGCGGACAACATCGTGGGCATCGCGCACACCAGCGACGTCCTGAGTCACCTCGACCAGCTGGACCACACCACCCTGGCCGACGTGATGCGCCCCGTGTTCTTCGTGCCCGAAGGCATGAAGATCAAGGACCTGCTCGCCAAGATGCGCGAGAAGAAAAGCCACATGAGCATCGTCGTGGACGAGTTCGGCGGCACCAGCGGTCTCGTGACCCTGGAAGACGCCCTGGAGGAGATCGTCGGCGAGATCTACGACGAGACCGACGAGGAGGAAGTCCCCATGATCGAGGTGCTCGGCGAGGGCATCTACCTCATGGACGCCAGCCTCACCGTGCACGAGGTCGAGGAACGCCTGCACAGCAACATCGAGGACGGCGAGGGCGAATTCGACACCCTGTCCGGGTTCGTCACGTCCCACTTCGGTGACATCCCGGAAACCGGGCAGAGCTTCGTGCACAACGGCTGGGCCTTCACCGTCGAGGACGCCGACCAGCGCCGCGTGAACCGCGTCCGCGTGGAACGCGCCCGCACCGACCTGTTCTCCGAACCTGAGGAAACCGCACCCGTATGA